One Kwoniella dejecticola CBS 10117 chromosome 10, complete sequence DNA window includes the following coding sequences:
- a CDS encoding argininosuccinate lyase — translation MPIATPVTNGRANLPNGHSKTNGHANGHSAKVHANGVAFTEARLAKPPSMLLQLYENLPTVEREKRQFDSFLQIDLAHLVMITEQGIIPKSISQQLFPVLLDIRSQGGDHVPIDMANGTLLLQIEAVLADRLGEDVAGMLHTARSRIDQGATARRLYKRDHLLDVLAEILELQKVLIRVASDHVDTITPTYTHLQHSQPGSFGHYLLSYVDKLHDDFDRCQDAFKRANRNPLGGVGLCGTSWPINRERTTELLGFDSTINHSKLSREAFYAAEIAFSLSMVMGTLNDLATDLHLFSSVEFGLVEMDDSFCSTSSIFPQKKNPVTLEAIKANAGAAVNWGSTALATFRGEGTGDQGIRSVPLLDSAFVTTANMLKLMSGIVDTLEVKADRMKALLKTSWCTSSNLADILVRNNNLSFRQAHHVVARLVRICELEEIPRSKVTQQILQRAGQETLGYQVNMSNSDLQASLDPEEFVRTRVSAGSVSPTEVSRLLKLSSKAFEEDYNWLKNKKDQIDRAEVKLQNAIDAIMA, via the coding sequence ATGCCCATCGCCACACCAGTCACCAACGGTCGCGCTAACCTGCCCAATGGGCACTCGAAGACGAATGGCCACGCGAACGGCCATTCCGCCAAAGTGCACGCAAATGGCGTGGCTTTCACCGAAGCCCGACTCGCCAAACCCCCTAGcatgcttcttcagctgtacGAGAACCTTCCTACAGTTGAAAGAGAGAAACGTCAATTCGACAGTTTCCTTCAGATTGACCTGGCTCACTTGGTCATGATCACGGAACAAGGCATCATCCCTAAGTCCATCTCTCAACAGCTTTTCCCTGTTCTACTTGACATCCGTTCCCAAGGCGGCGATCACGTCCCCATTGACATGGCCAACGGTACTttgcttcttcagatcgaAGCTGTCCTAGCGGacagattgggagaagacGTAGCTGGTATGCTCCACACCGCGAGATCCAGGATCGATCAAGGAGCGACCGCGCGAAGACTATACAAGCGTGACCACCTCTTGGACGTCCTCGCTGAAATCCTTGAGCTACAGAAAGTCCTGATCAGAGTCGCATCGGACCATGTCGATACGATCACACCTACGTACACGCATTTGCAACATTCCCAGCCTGGGAGTTTCGGCCATTATCTCCTTTCTTACGTCGACAAACTCCACGACGATTTCGACAGATGTCAAGATGCTTTTAAACGGGCCAATCGAAACCCATTAGGCGGTGTTGGTCTATGCGGTACTTCTTGGCCTATCAACAGGGAACGAACGACGGAATTATTGGGCTTCGACTcgacgatcaatcattcgAAATTATCCAGAGAAGCTTTCTACGCTGCTGAGatcgctttctccctctcgatggtgatgggaACGCTCAATGATCTGGCTACGGATTTACACTTGTTTTCAAGTGTCGAGTTTGGACTGGTGGAAATGGACGATTCTTTCTGTAGTACTTCCAGCATCTTCccgcagaagaagaacccGGTGACAttggaagctatcaaggcgAACGCGGGAGCAGCTGTTAATTGGGGATCGACAGCCTTAGCCACGTTTAGAGGCGAAGGAACAGGCGATCAGGGTATTCGATCAGTCCCACTTCTCGACTCGGCATTCGTGACTACCGCAAATATGTTGAAGCTCATGAGTGGTATTGTCGATACCCTGGAGGTGAAGGCGGACAGGATGAAAGCTTTATTGAAGACCAGCTGGTGTACATCGAGCAATCTGGCGGATATTTTGGTCAGAAACAATAATCTGTCTTTCAGACAGGCTCATCATGTCGTAGCTAGATTAGTAAGGATTTGCGAGTTGGAAGAGATTCCTCGATCTAAGGTCACTCAGCAAATTCTGCAACGAGCAGGGCAAGAAACACTAGGGTATCAGGTCAATATGTCTAACTCGGATCTTCAGGCGTCACTTGACCCTGAGGAATTCGTGAGGACTAGAGTAAGTGCCGGGAGTGTAAGCCCTACGGAAGTCTCTAGGTTGCTCAAGTTGAGCAGTAAGGCCTTTGAGGAGGATTATAATTGGTTGAAGAATAAGAAGGATCAGATTGATAGAGCGGAAGTCAAGCTACAGAATGCGATAGACGCGATCATGGCCTGA